The region ACAAGATCTTAAAACTGTTTTAAATGGTAGATAAATGTTTCCGAAACTTCTTTAAATacatattgtaaataaaatgtacttaTAAACACAGAAAGCATTCTTTTAACTAATATGAGTGTTTATTCCAACTTTTTTATTCGAGAGTATTACCCCAACAAAGTATGGTCCGGAAATTCCTGGAAGTCAGACATATGGTGATAAGGAAATGTATTTAGTTGAGATGATTAATTCCAAATGAGTCACGTGAGCAAGAAACTACTTAAGCAAGCttagtattattaaatttgcttacaaaaataaaatacaagcTTTATTTATCTATTGCTTGCTTGTAATAATATGTATGCTTTTATCAGAGGGTTCTTCAAcctcttttgtaaattttgcgtgtatctgtatctatagAGCAGCGCAATTGTTGCAGCAGCTTAAGTTGGTGATAAGAGGCCATTGCAATCGAGCTCTATATTTTCAAACGGGGAATCCCAAGCACTTGTTGACACAAACTCCAAATATTTGCATCGCCTGGGctggttttatttatttttatcaggAGAGGGTTTCTTTTTTATCGACAGGGTGCGATTAGCACCAGAGGCTCCTCGAAGGCGCGGTGAAAGCGGCAATCCCATCGCTTCGCCTCTGCAATTTCGAATGCAACTGCGTCCGAGTGGCGCGTTTGTCGGCGTTTGGAGGCTTAACcggaaacttttaatttaattaatttatacacAAAGGCGCAATCAAGAGCACTGGCGACTTGAGGCGCTCGAAGGACGGGGCGGCGGGGAGGCGGTGCAGTAGCATGCGAATTGCGGTTACAAGCGCCGTGTGCATctgatagatagatagatacagTACGCCCGCCCtaccagccagccagccatccagccatccCAACCAAACCCACGGCGATAAAGCGCTTTTGATGTTCACTCGCCCGGTTCGGTTCATTTCGCTTTATTTCCCAGCCCATCGAGCGCAATTCCAAAAATCCGCCGCAAGTCGTAGGAAACTGCAACCCAAAAGATACAAGCTGCATCTCTAGGGGCGCACCGCAGATGTCTTCTCTTTATTTTTGGGACATTACGGGGGGCCACAGGTGAACTTTGTTTATTGATGCACTCATTCCGCTAATTTGTTTGCTCGCGATGATTTAATGGGCAGCCCGCTGGCAGGGTCAAGAGCAGATGGTGGGATAGATGGATGGGTGGATGGATTTATGGATGGACTGGTGGACGTATAGCTGGCTGATGGCCGGAACTGGCTGTTATCAATTAGCCAATCGACAGGACATGCGATACGTGCAACAGGTGAAGAGTTTTCGCTGCTCTCCACCACTTTTGCCGCCCTCAAAAGTAAATAATTCGCCCCCTCGCGGTTAGCATAAACATAATGCGCTGTCCGAATTCTATTGATTTTCCTTCGATGGGGGGTCTAGCACACATATGTGGTTTTCTCATATGCTTCCATTAGCGGCCGACACAAATTAAAGCAAACTGCTTGGGCAAATAGTGTAGTGTAGTTACCCGGAATCGGAGGAGGATCCAAAAAATCGGAGGAGGCGGAGCCACAGGTGGTTTGTTTTTGCTGTGGCGAAAGAAACGCCACTGCAAATGCGAATAAAGTCCGCGATCCAATCAGCCGCTTGCGCCTTGATCTCTCTTTTGCttaaaattttcgatttttcaaaAACCCCGAGACGCTAATTCAATTGACACTTTTTTGGGCCCCACTAAGTTGCCATAAAAACTGGATGGAAAACTTTTCCAGCTTATTTAGTTTGGCATTTCATTGAGACAAAGCACACAGACACTGGCACGCACACCGgatttgtttattaacttGCGTatgctatttattttttatggcgCTCGAAgtttaaaaatcgaatttcAATACCCGTTACGCACTGGGATACTGCGGATACGCGAAATATCCACCGCGCTGGCCAACGCTCGACGGCAAAATGCGCGAATGCTTGCCGCGGACCAAAAACTGAAGCGGTTGGGACTCGGACTCGTATGCGCACTCGGTTCGGAGCATCCGAGTGCGAATCGGTAGCGACTTGGGCCCGGGACTTCGGGACGGGCCCCCGGAACCCGGAACCCGAGTCCGCACCTCGTAGCGCCCACCCACCGCGGGCAGGAGCGCCTGTTGAGCGCCGGACAGCGGAGAAGCGTGGTGAGTTGCAGTTCTACGGCTTGGCCTCCGTCCGGCATACGCTGGCCCTTATTCTTTATGGCTCTCGCCGAGATTTCACTGCCCTCCGCCAATTATGTATGAGTGTATATTCTTTACACCAACATAATGGAGACGTAAACGTTTTATTCTTGGACCCGTGCTAATCAATTTGAGGGTCTCTCAATCAATCGCCGCTGAGACTCATTGAAATTGATGGCCCGGCTGGTTGATCCTTGGCTCCGGGCAAGGTGGCGGAGGGGCTGTGGATGGCGCTTTCCAGGCGGATGTGCCCGAGAGCACGCAACCCCCGAAGCACTCGTTTGGCCAAAATCAATTTGTGCCATTTTGTGGCTTTATGGGATGCCTTCGCGGCATAGAGCGCCCCATAAAACCCCCGGATCCACCGATCCACCGAGCCACCGAGCCACCGGCTTGTTAGCAGTTCATCAAAATTGTTTGCCGCATATTAATTGCCCGACGTTATGGCTGCCACTGTTTGGGAGGCGGAGTGCGCGATCGTATTGTTCGACTATCGGGCGTTATTAATGCCCCTTGCCATACCATCGAAGGGGAGTCTCGTTTTATTGACTTTCCGAGCACGTGACCGGCCTGCAGAGATGTTTGTCTGCGGGTAGTCATTGCTTTTGATGTGCAAACAAAATCGCAGTGCTCGCTGCAGCCCCTCGGGCGTATACGTAACGAAATGAGCAGCACTTTCGGCCGGATTTGTGGGATCTGCTGGGGACCATATCTACGGGTAGGGGCCACGTGCTGGCCATTTGCACGTCCATTTGGGGTTCTACCAGGAGATTTGGCTGCAACCATTCGGAACGTCGTCAACTCGCACGATTTACGACCGCACTCTAATTGcttttgaatttttcaaaatttttcaattcGTGCGAGGGAGATGGTTGGAGCGAGCGAAAGTGACGGAGACTGAGCTTCACCACAGTAGCTGTGGTGTAAGCTCATGGAAAAGTTTAAGAGGTTGGTGTCCAATCTAAACAGCACTGAATTTCACCTCTGCAATTCCAAAATCTTTTCAAAAacctttcttttttaaaaacaggaACTTTTTCgtaggattttttttttgtaatttcgGAAATAAAAGTCCCTCAACTATAAAAAGACTGTTCTGATCAGCTTACAACCTAAGCTAACGATGTATATCATTTCCAAAAAGATTTTGGGATAtctcatttttttcaatttttgatttttttgtaagggggtgcatcgtatttttttgaaaaaaagggTCAAAAAATTAGTTGTTCAGGTTTGAACGCCAATCAATTgggaattttattacgagctcAACGCGGTGTTACTTTCCACATTTGGACAATATTTGGCTTTTTTTCGACCAAAAATCTCAAATTTCTTCGATAAAATTCAGGATTTTAATTTTGGGGCAAAAACAGGTACTTTTTTGTGTGATTTTTTGTCATAATTTCAATAATCGAAGTCTTTCAGCTATAAGAATGACTGTTTTGACCAGCTTACAACCTAAGCTAACGATATAGATCATTTTCAGAAAGATTTTGGGATAtctcaatttttttcaatttttgattttttttgtaagggggtgcattgtatttttttgaaaaaaagggTCAAAAAATTAGTTGTTCAGGTTTGAACGCCAatcaattggaaattttattacgagctcAACGCGGTGTTACTTTCCACATTTGGACAACATTTGTCGTTTTTTcgaccaaaaatcacaaattTCTTCGATAAAATTCAGGATTTTAATTTTGGGGCAAAAACAGGTACTTTTTTGTGTGATTTTTTGTGGTAATTTCGGAAATGGGAGTCCCTCAGCCAAAAGAAAGACTGTTTTGATCAGCTTACTACCTAAGCTAACGATCCACATAAATTCCGGAAAGATTTTGGGAAATCTAAATTTtggtaaatttttaatttttttttaagggggtgcatcagatTTTTGTGAAAAAAAGTGtctaaaaatttgttattcaGATTTGAACGCCaatcgattggaaattttattacgagctcAACGCGATATGACATTCCACGTTTGGACACTGTTTAGCTTTGATTTGAAAGCTAGCTCTTTCATTCCCTGGTGAAAAATGTTCTTAGGGCAGAAACAGATTTCGTAACATCGATAAAGAAAGGGTCTCAGAtaaataatgatttcaattcTTTAATAAGGCGCGCATAGTGCTCAAAATCACATGTTGGCCATTCGTCTCTATTCGACTTCGGTTTTGTACTGTCAACAGAAATGTGATATGGGAATCCCCTTCCCCGCCAAAATTGCAGCCCCACTCAATGAATTCCGCAGTCAGTAGAAGAAGAGGGGAGCAAACATTCTTGGGTGCTAAACGTTTAATAATTCTTGCTGCTCGTTTGTACACTGTAAAGCAAAATTTCactctaataaaaatataatttaaattattcttttacaaaaaatgtgtatttgaTAGGTCTACAGAATGTTTTTtagaattatataaatataattttttaacctCATGGATAACTTTTATTAACTATGGATTAAGAAATGCAATATGTAGTGTTTAACTAAacttaaaaaccaaaaagaccACGACAATGATCTGCACTTGGCTGCACTGCCCAGCACTTGGGGTATCCAGTTGCTTCCTGGGCCCCAACTTTGTGCATCGCCACCCCTCAGCGTTGTGAGTTTTGTTTACCAGTCGTATCCATATCTTATTTACATATGGGCATTTCTGCAGCCCCTGCCCCTCGAGCGCGcattaaacacattttaattaagaGGCAGCGCCAGACGAGCCGGCTTTGGCTCGGCTTCTGATCAGTTTCAGTTTTAGTTCCAGTTTCGGGTTCCGAGTTCTGGGCTCTGGCTGTGGTCCCATGTCTAGTGCTGGCTGCTCACTACTAGCTGCTCAGTCTTCGGCGCCGCTTGACGGCGAAAGATGTGCGCCGGCCGCGCCGACTCCAAGCCCACTCCAAGCCCACTCCCAACGATCCATCGAAGCCAAGGTCGCGGGGATAATAGTTCCGATTGTTGCAATTGGCGCCATGTGCTGCTGGTGCGCACGTGTCTACTGGACGGTTCTGCACAACCTTCTGGTCCGCCTGCTGGACAACCTCATGGAGCTGAGATCCCCCTtctgctgtggctgctgcttcGGCTACCGGCGGCAGGCCAGCGAGGAGGGTGACGTCGCCGAACGGGTTTCCAGCGCCGATGACGATCCCCATCAGCAGCCCCGTCGGGATTACGTCATTGTGGGTGAGTTCTCGCCGAGCCCAAGCCAAGCCAAGTCCACAGAGtgaaaaacgtaaacaaaaacagTCAACAAATGCGAATTCTTAAATTGGGAAATAAGATAACAAGCATCTGATAACAAGTCTGCTTGTTACAAAAGGCTTTAGAAAACAGAGATAGTTATGAAAGTTAGAGTTTGGTGTGTACTAAGAATATCTTATTAATTCCCCTACAAGATATGCTAAGCTACTTAAGATCCACTCTCCTGAAGAACCAAGGATATATAAGTAACCTATACTCTGATACCCCACTAAGTGAAACCAAATTCCATTCTCCCCATAGAAGATGCGGATGCCAACTACGCGGAGATCGAGGAGCGGCATGTGGAGCAGGAGCAGTACTACTTCACCGTGGACCGACCCACGGCGGAACGCATGCTCCATGGCCGCGAGGATGGATCCTGCCTGGTCCGTCCCTTCAAGGCAGCCGACCCGTGCATCCGCTACATAGTGAGCATCTGGGCGGCGGATCAGTTCTATCACCTCTTCATAAGGCAGGTGGACAGGAGACAGCGCTATGCCATAGGCCAAAAGAAGGCCCAAGAGCGCTGCTTTGGATCCCCCTCCGAAATCGTGGAGTTCTACTCGGAGCATCCCCTGCTCTGCACCAACAGAGTGCGGAGTCAGTGCATCCAACTGCGGCCCATCAGCTACGCTTAGTTAGGGGGTAAATCTTTATTGCATAAGAGAGTGGGGGCGTATGTATGTACAAATGGGGTTAACTTAGGACTATCCTCAGGTGGCCACCACCGCCTTGAAGGCGCACTGGTTGTTCTGCATCAAGGCGGGCCACAGAAAGGCCTTTATAAGGTCGGATCGCCGGTCCGCCTGGGGATGCCGCTCGTGTTTCTCGGGCCTCAGGAAGCCTGAATGGGATATCAGTTTTAAGTTTGTCAATTAAATACACATTATTTAAGAGCACAAACCCAAGTTAAAGTCCATGTCCAGGTAGTAGGGCGCCTTCTGGTTGATCATCCGCCAGGCCAGGCGCACGCAGGCACTGACGTAGTGCGTCAGTGGGGGGCAGGACTCCAGGCAGGGGTACTCGTGCAGCGTGGAGAGCACCTGGTTGAACACCGACCGCTCGATCTCGCCCAGCGGAAAGCTGTCGGCGGTCTCGAAGAGGTGCTGGCGCACGGACCTGTCCAGGGACAAGGTGGTCTCGCTGCTGCTGTCCAGCGGGCAGTTCAGGACGCGCCGCACTTCCAGCACCTTCCTCTCGCGCATCCCGTGGCAGAGGCGGAAGGAGAGCTGTCCGGCAACAAAGTATGATACGGTATTAGCTAATATTAGGGCCATGTTTCAATTGTTTGAAACCTAAAATATCTTTAGATTTAAAATTGGCTTCAGCTACCATCATGGCTGCAATCTTTCCCATAACTTAAAGTGATGATCTTGGCACTGAAAATGCCTTTTCCCTGGGAAAGTGTCATTCATCCCACATCCGATCGAAAGTGATTCGATCACTACAGGTTCGATCCGCGGCGCCTACGTCATTTCTGGCGCCCTGGGGGCTCCACTTTCCCTCACATTTTCGCTGCTCCAACGCCTAATCATCCTCTAACGCGATTTCGATCTGGCCAAATTGATATTTTGCAATCGCCATCTGCGGTCTGACAGGATCTGAAGCATCCAGAGCCCACGGGCTCTTGGTTCGTAATTGACGGCCTTCCGAGCTCTTGAAAATTGAAAGCAATCTTCGCCAGCTAAACTGGCCTTACAGTTTGAGAGCCACTGGGCTGGCAAACAGGCcccttaaaataataatttaactaCTTTTCAGCTTTTGTGCATCGAATGTCACCTTATTAATGGGTGTTCTTTGAATTCTTTTGACAGCTATTGACTTACTAAATGGCAATTGGAACGCGATCGTcccatttttaaaacaataatataaCATTCAAAAGAGCTTTGAGAATTTGAATAGCTGCCAGAGAAATATCTCTAATCTATGGAaaagttaaaatgttattgacACCGAATTGGCACTTTAAAAGATTACGAACACCCATAAATCACAAACGAACTCTGTGTTGTCTTGACAAGTGAAAACGGGGGGATAATTACAGAGGTAAAAATCCCTTGTTGGCGATTTGTGTTCCAGCGACAAGTGAATGATTGACTGTGCAATTGGCAGCCATTTCTTGCTTGTCTTAATATCTTATTGCTTTTCGGCttcttttataaattaaaacttgtaattacttgtaatatttaaCAGAACACACCCAGTAAGACATTTTTTATCTCCCCCAAAAAGTGAAAACATTGTCTGCCCCCAATTGGCACTCTTTTCTCCCGATTGAGGTAATCTCGAATTGAGTTCGGCCCCTTAACAAGTCGTAAATGAGTGCTCGGACGTATCTTCCAGCGGCAATCTACCACCGATCCCACAGCAGGTACTTAGCTCGGGTACTCCATACTCACCACGATCATCGAGAAGAGTATCTTCCCCTTGAGGCTGTGCGCGTGCTTTATCTGCGGAAGACTGTCCAGCGCCTCCAAGGCGTCCGCTCGGTTCTCGACGTAGAGATTCCGATAGAGCGACACCATTTCGCTGTGGAGAAATGGAAGTGGAATGAGAAATACTATGGAGATAGAAACAGAAATGGGATGTGGGCAAGTGAGAGTTGGCTGCGGCCGCGATCTGATTTGACTGGGAGTGTGATGTGGGTGTTAACCTTATTGGAACTCGGTCAAGTGTTAGAATCGAGTCATAGAAATGACCTCAATGTGTTGAGGCATGTATAAAATGAAATGGCATTTGTTATAAAGAACGTCTTATAAAATTTTGTAGAAATATGGAATACCTCATTCTTTTGGTATCTTTTATGTTACACAATTGTTCTGGCTTGGCATATGGTGTatactgtgtgtgtgttggcagAGCGGAGGCAGAGAAAATGGGTATTCCTACTTTATTCTAATAACTGGCTTATTCTTGGGAGATAGAAGATAGAGAGCATCCCCACCTGCCGTCATCGCTGCCGGAGTCATCCGAGTGGTAGCCATCGCTGCAGCTGCTCGTGCTGGCTCCGCCGGGGGACGTGGCCTTGCCCGTGGACAGCGCGGAGCCCGGAGGACCGCCCTCGGGACCCATCATGTGGAGCACCACCTCGCAGCCGCGGGAGAAGTTCATCAGCAGGCCGGCGGCGGGCCGCTTCTCCACGAGCGCCTGGGCGTCCAGACGACGCACCTGGCCCACGCAGGTCAGCACCTCCTTGTCGTTCTCCACCCGCGTGCTGAGGTTCTCCACCAGCGTGGCCAGCTGCTTCAGGGCCGGCTTGTCCAGCATGGTGAGCAGCGTCTTGTTGTCGATCAGTCGCTGCTGGATGTCCCCGTAGTTGATGGCCAGCAGGCGTTGGTGGGAGGAGTGGGCGGGGTCCTGGTTGACCGTCACCATGCTCAGCTCCTCCAGCTTGTGGATGGCCATCTTGTAGGTGTCCACATGGCGCTGCAGCTCTGTCTTCAGGGCCACATGCAGGGAAATCAGCTGTCCCGAGGCGTCGGTGGTAAGTCCGTGGACTCCGAGGCCCTGGACAGCATTATCGAAGCTGCGTCTCCTGTCCCTCAAGGTTTGCCGGAGAGCTGGCTCATACTGGGCCAGGGCCTGCAGGAGTCGGGTGCACCGCTGCCGCAGCCCGGATTCGTGGGGATTGGCAAACAGACGCACCAGCTGCCAGGCCACCGTTTCACTGGGCACCTCTGGCTTTGGAGTGGTGTTCAAGGTGGTTAGCCTGGAGGGGAAATGGGGTTTAGGTTACAGTAGGTAATATCGGAACTAAATATGTAAGCCTGCAACTGGAAATAAGTCTAAGGTTCGCCGACCACTCACCTGGTGAAGAATGACTCCAGCAGGTAGGCACTGTGCGGCAGGTGCTCCAGCAGCAGGTCCAGCGGGAGCTCGGCGATGACCGACCTCAGGACCGAGGGACCCAGTCTGCCCACCACGCCGGCGGCCTCCCTGTACTGTCTGCCCTCCGAGAGGAGCATCAGGCGGCGGAGCACCTGCCGCGGGCTGGTCAGGAACTCCCGGCCGTCGCGGGAGGGTCCGCGGATGCGCTCCCTACTGTCCGCCATGGAAGCGGCGCCAAAGGTCAGATGGGGCGACGGAGCACTCCCCTGGAGCTGCAGAATGGCGTCCTGGTGGTTCTTCAGCAGCAACTGCTTCCTGGAGGCGTGTGGAGATGCGGATTACTCGGTTGACTCGCTTGTGGGTTAATGGGATGGCTTTTTTACAGATGCAGATGCGAAGTCAGTGAGATGCAGATGCGAGTTCAGATGCGGATGCGGAGTTTGAGAGGCGAGTTCAGTGGGACTGCTTACAGCATATTGGGTGTGGGCGCGGGCTCCATGACGATGCGTTTGGGGTCTGGGCTCCGAACTCCGGGGGCGGGCTCCCTGGAAAACTGAAAGTCAGGCAGACACAATACCACAATTAATGGCGAGTAGGAAATCTCTTCGGCAAGAATTCGCGCAAACAAACAATTGGCACTTTCTCCGGCGCAACAAGACCAGCCGACATAATTTATCATAAGTTTAGCCACATGCGTGCCTAACACAATCCCCGTACAATCGCACAAGTTGTCAGCTAGTTGTGGGAGTTTCCACCACTACCATTCAACCAAGACAACTAGGAAAATGGTTAGGGCCCCCGCACAAAGGCCACCTCTCGCATGCCAGCCATTTCCCAGGTGGCCAGGAAAATGCCGTTTAGCCCCCGCCCCAAGTGCacttaattgaaaatttcGGCTTCGGAGTGGGTAATGCACTGCTAGGCGGGGTTAATGAGTAAACAGAGTTTTGAAGGTATTTGAGTTAGAACTTTGGGGCACCTGCAGGCTTATAGGCTCGCTTTTCCCCCTTTCCGGGGACTGAGTGCTTAGATGGAGCAGCTGAGAATCGGAATCCGACACTGGGGCAACCAACCCGAACCGAAAAGTAAGAACTGACCATGTTTGTCTTCCCGAGAATCGAGAATCGGCCAGAGGAGAGCGTTTAATGTTTACCAACAAGCCGAAAAGTCCGGAAGGGCAGCCAAGCACAGCGGTTAGGTAAGTGGCTCTCATATGGCTGCACCGGGAAAAACTAGTAGTGAGTTTGAAAAGCTAAtctaaaaactcaaaaaactATCTATATAAACCATATCATGCCGAATATAAATAGCTTACATCCTACTTATAGATCACACAACACGAAATCTTACATAAAACGTATGCAATTTAAAAGATATTATTACTAAGAAGTATCTGCAATTGGCTTAGTTTGAGAACAATAACTATCAATATATAACACAGTTCATTATGGAACCACCCAGAtgtttattttcttataatcTAGAAACTTCATAAGTCCTTAGTTATTAACTTAAACCCTTGTAATTCCGTTCTGCGTGCACCCAAAATGGTTTCAAATTGGTAACTCCAATTAATGGGGTTTTTGGAGTGTCTGTGTGGCACTTCCAGCTAAAAACCGACTTGGAGCCGGAGGTGACAGTGACCCAGCTCGGAAAGGTCAGACGTCGTGCATTACCGCCTGAACCGGCTTAACGGACAGGTAGACGCCTTAATTGAAGGCCCGGTAAGTGCGCTTTGGCAATACTTTCCGTTACCAGCCGGCGCATGGGTGTGTCTCCTCCGGCTGGGAAAGAATGCTCCCCCCGAGGGCGTGGCCCTGTGGGAACAAGATCACATCTGCGATCGTACAGCGGATTTTCCGATCTGCGTACGTGTTGCCAAACTGGCGGGCAGGATCATCTTCTCACCGCATGTGTGCAGTGTGCGAAATGCGAGAGATAAACAAAAGTTACCGCATTTCGCGGAGAACCCAGACATGACCGACACAAAGAAAGGGCCCCGAGATTACCAGACAATTATGAGTACACGGGCGACAAATTGAAAGATGCCATCGTGCGGAGTTGAGCTGCTGGGAAAGCCATAGAAACGTGGCCATGACACTGGGGATGCGCTTCGGCGGGTTCGCGGgctataaaaaaagaaaacagaaGACCCGGGAGGGGGTCCGGAGAATGTGTTATGTAAGCCGGTGACAAATGAGCGGGCTGAGAACGGAAGCCAAACTTGTCGCCACAGCCCGAGAACACCAGTCTGTACaccatctgtatctgtatcttcaTATCgctgtatctttgtatctgcgGCTGCGGCTTTTAGTTACACTCCGGGCCTCAGTTGGTTTAATGAACCCAGCGAAAATAGAAATGTGGCGATGTGAAATGATTTGCTGTGCCGGCCACAAGGCGAACACAGCTCGCGGGCTCGCCATTATTGTTA is a window of Drosophila biarmipes strain raj3 chromosome 3R, RU_DBia_V1.1, whole genome shotgun sequence DNA encoding:
- the LOC108025530 gene encoding uncharacterized protein LOC108025530, with the protein product MEPAPTPNMLKQLLLKNHQDAILQLQGSAPSPHLTFGAASMADSRERIRGPSRDGREFLTSPRQVLRRLMLLSEGRQYREAAGVVGRLGPSVLRSVIAELPLDLLLEHLPHSAYLLESFFTRLTTLNTTPKPEVPSETVAWQLVRLFANPHESGLRQRCTRLLQALAQYEPALRQTLRDRRRSFDNAVQGLGVHGLTTDASGQLISLHVALKTELQRHVDTYKMAIHKLEELSMVTVNQDPAHSSHQRLLAINYGDIQQRLIDNKTLLTMLDKPALKQLATLVENLSTRVENDKEVLTCVGQVRRLDAQALVEKRPAAGLLMNFSRGCEVVLHMMGPEGGPPGSALSTGKATSPGGASTSSCSDGYHSDDSGSDDGSEMVSLYRNLYVENRADALEALDSLPQIKHAHSLKGKILFSMIVLSFRLCHGMRERKVLEVRRVLNCPLDSSSETTLSLDRSVRQHLFETADSFPLGEIERSVFNQVLSTLHEYPCLESCPPLTHYVSACVRLAWRMINQKAPYYLDMDFNLGFLRPEKHERHPQADRRSDLIKAFLWPALMQNNQCAFKAVVAT
- the LOC108025531 gene encoding uncharacterized protein LOC108025531; translation: MSSAGCSLLAAQSSAPLDGERCAPAAPTPSPLQAHSQRSIEAKVAGIIVPIVAIGAMCCWCARVYWTVLHNLLVRLLDNLMELRSPFCCGCCFGYRRQASEEGDVAERVSSADDDPHQQPRRDYVIVEDADANYAEIEERHVEQEQYYFTVDRPTAERMLHGREDGSCLVRPFKAADPCIRYIVSIWAADQFYHLFIRQVDRRQRYAIGQKKAQERCFGSPSEIVEFYSEHPLLCTNRVRSQCIQLRPISYA